Genomic window (Atribacteraceae bacterium):
GGATCTGCCAATACAAGGCGATTGTGGTTAATGATGCCGAAGGACTGGCGGAGGTCAACGCCGCCCTGTGCAAGGGGTGTGGTCTGTGCAGTGCTACCTGCAAGAGCGGTGCGGTTCGGGTCCATGGCTTTTCCCCCGAACAGCTCATGTCGGAGGTGGAGTTCCTTTTATGAACCGAGAGGATTGGGAACCGAAAATCGTGGCCTTTCTGTGTCATTGGTGTAGTTACGCCGGAGCGGACTTGGCGGGGATCGGGCGTATGCAGTACCCACCCAATGTCCGGGTCATCCGGGTTCCCTGTTCCGGAGCCATCAACCCCCTGTACCTTTTTAAAGCGTTGCGGGAGGGGGCGGATGGGGTGTTGGTCTCCGGCTGTCATCCTGGGGACTGCCATTATATCAGCGGTAACTATTATGCCCGGCGCAAGTTTGTTGTGCTGAAACAATTCCTGGAGTGGTTAGGGTTTGAGCCGGAGCGGATCCAGTTTTCCTGGGTGTCGGCCTCTGAGGGGCAGAAGTTTTCCCAGGTGATTCAGGAGGTGGTCGATAGGGTACGGGAGGTCGGCCCCGCTTGGAAAATGGTCAAGGACTATGTCGGCCATGCTTGAAGAAGTCATTCGGTCAAAGGCGCGTAAACTCCTTGAGGAAAAACGGGTGGACTTGATTATCGGTTGGTCTGAGGGAACTGTTTCTCTAAAAACGGCGCCAAAGCTATGCCGAAAGCCGGAAGATGCTGACCAACTGGTCTGGAATCCTCTGTGTTCGGTCAACCTGGCTCGGTATTTGAAATATTATAAAAAGTCACCGGAAAAAATCGCGGTCCTGGCCAAGGCGTGTGACGCTCGTGCCATCCTGGTTCTCCTGAAGGAAGAACAGATATCCCGGGACCGACTGGTGATTCTTGGCCTACCCTGTTTGGGACTGTTGAATCCGGACCGGGTAGCGGAAGCTCTACCGGGAGCCCGCAGTAGGGATTTGGAATGGAAGGTGGGAAAACTACTTTATCGTGGGCAACCCTGCGACACTTCTCTTCTTATGGAGGAAACCTGCCGGCGTTGCCGTCATCACAACCCGCCTCTGGCGGATGAGGTGATCGGAGAGCCAGTGGGGGAGCCTGGGTACCTTCACGATGATTACCTGGAGCGGTACAACCGTATGGATCCTGGAGAGCGGGAAGCTTTTTTCAACGAAGAAATGACTCGGTGTATTCGGTGTTATGCCTGCCGTAACGCCTGTCCGCTGTGCTATTGCCAGGAATGTTTCGTCGAAAGTACCCGGCCTTTGTGGGTAACCCCCGCCCCGACCCCTTTCGATAACCTCCTCTTTCAGGTCGCGAGGAGCATGCACATGGTCGGACGTTGCGTCGAATGTGGAGCGTGCGAACGGGCTTGTCCGGTAAAGATCCCCATTGCCCTTTTTCCTATTAAAGTTGAGGAAATTGTCCAGGTGGAATACAGTTTTGAAGCCGGATTATCGGAAGAGTCGGCGGCGCCCCTTTTAACTTACCGGGAAAACGATCCCGAAGACTTTATCAAGTGAGGAACGAGATATGGCTTCAGGACAAATCAGTATAGAGTCTTTTAAACAGTGGCTGGCTGGCGCTGGGCCATTAATCGTTACGGAAAAAGTAAAACATCAGGTTGAAGAACTGCTGCCGGTTGACTTTCAGATGGTGAAAAATGTTAAAGAAGCCTTTTTTCCTGCTTGGGAAGTGCTGTACCGATACCGCTGGGCGGACCGGGCCTGGACGATCGATAATGAGACCCCGGTTGTTGAAAACCGGACGCTCCTGGCTCATCCCTGTGAAATCCGGTCGATCGATCAGGTGCTGGACCGGGTGTTTTTGGATGGAAAATATCCAGAAATTTTCTATCGAAATAGAAGAGAGGCGACCTCGGTGGTTGTTTTCGCCTGTCGGGAGCCAGAAGAAACCTGCTTTTGCCGAATGGTGGGAGGGGGGCCCTTTCAAAAACCCGGTGGTGCCCTTCTGGTGGTTCCGGTTCATGCGGGTCTCTACCTGGAGTCCGAAGACCCCGGTTGTTTTTCTGTCTTTGAGAACGCGGAGCCAGCCGGAGATGAACGGCAGGCGGAAATCGAGCGGATTCGCCTGAAAGCGGAATCGCTTATCAAAGACCCCCCCCTGGGGAAAGGGGTTCCTCAAAGGCTTTATGAAGCTTTCGAAGATGAGGTCTGGGAAGAGATCGCCTGGAAATGTTTGAACTGTGGCGCCTGTACGTACCTGTGTCCGACCTGTTATTGTTTCGATATGGTAGTAGATGGGAGACTCCACGGACAACAGATTCGCTCCTGGGACGCCTGCATGTTTCCCCGCTTCACGCTTCATGCCTCAGGACACAATCCGAGGCCCGGTTTTCGGGAGCGGATCAGGCAAAGAGTGCTGCACAAATTTTCCTATTTTCCGATCCGGGAAGGGACATACGGCTGCAGCGGTTGCGGAGCCTGTATCGAGGTCTGCCCGGTCAATTGGGATATCCGTGACGCTGTGAAGAGGATGGTGAGCAAGATTGGTGAATGCCGCTGCCCAAGCCCGTAATGTGTATTTACCGGCTCTTTTGTCTATTAAGGAAATCATTTCTGAGACACAGGACATCAAAACCTTCCGTCTGGGCATCAAGGAACGGGTTTTCTCTTATGAGCCGGGGCAGTTTGCCGAAGTGTTCGTTCCCGGGGTAGGGGAAGCACCGATCTCGATCACATCCTCACCTACCCAGGAAGGCATTATCGAATTCAGTATCAAACGGGCCGGAACAGTCACGGAAGCCATCCATCGCCTCAACACCGGCGACCTCCTGGGTGTGCGTGGCCCATACGGCCGGGGATTTCCGATCGAAGAAATGCATGGTAAGCCGCTTCTCTTTATTGCCGGGGGAATCGGCTTAGCCCCGCTGCGCTCTTTGATCAATTATGTTCTTGATGAAAAAAAGCGGGGTGAGTTCGCCGAAGTCATCATTCTCTATGGTGCTCGTACCCCAAAAGACCTGGTCTTTCGGTGGGAATTGGAGAAATGGAAACAACGCGGGGATATCAGGTTGATTATTACGGTCGACCGCGCAGATATGGACTGGCCGGGTCGGGTAGGACTGGTTCCCGTCGTTCTCAGGGAGGATGTGGAGTTGAAAGCCGCGAATTGGAAGACCATCACCTGTGGCCCTCCCATCATGATCAAGTTTACGATCAAGGCTCTCCGGGAGATGGGTTTTGCCCCCCGCGACATTATTACCACCCTCGAGATGCGGATGAAATGCGGTTTGGGAAAATGTGGCCGCTGTAATATCGGTCCCCACTATGTGTGTACTGATGGACCGGTGTTTACCTTTGAACAGCTGCGCACGATGCCGGAAGAATACTGATAAACTGGGAGGATATGCGTGAATTATCCGGAGAGCCTTCAATACCTCTATCGCCTCATCAATTATGAAAAAACTGATTTTACCTATACGGATCTCAAGCTAGACCGGATGCGGGAACTGGTCGAGCGGATGGGAAACCCCCAAAAGGACTTTCCCCTGGTTCTGGTAGCCGGCTCAAAGGGAAAAGGTAGTACCTCTTATTACCTGGAGCGGATCCTGGCTGACAGCGGATTCCGGACTGGTTTGTTCGTCAAACCGCACCTGATCAGCTTTCGGGAAAGGATCCGGTATAATGGCGAATTAATCTCCCCTGCTGACTTGGCTTCTTTGGTTAGCGATGTCGTTCCGGTCGTCGAGGCTATGGGAGAGGGATCCCCCTGGGGTAAACCGACTTATTTCGAAGTATCGGTAGCCTTGGCGTTTCGTTATTTTCAAGACAAGCAGGTAGAAAGAGCGGTGGTGGAAGTTGGTCTAGGCGGTCGGCTCGACGCCACCAACGTGGCTGATCCCTCATTGACCGTCATCACTCCGGTGAGTCTCGATCACGCCGATATCCTGGGAGACACTCTGCCCGAGATCGCCAGGGAAAAAGCCGGTATATTACGTTCCTCCGTACCCTGCGTGCTGGGTAGACAGGTTGCCGAGGTGGATGAGACATTGGGCCGAATTGCTTCTGTGGGCAACGTTCCGCTGATCCGGTTCACTGAGCGTTGCCGCTTTCAGATCACCGACCGTAGCTTTCAGGGATCACGGTTTATTTGGAGATGGTCAGGTGGACCCGAGCAAGAAACATTTCTTCCCTTGGCCGGAGATCACCAAGTGGAAAATTTCCTGACCGCTTTGCTGGCCGCAAATATTTGGGGAGTGACTCCGGATTTTCCCGCTTTTCAGGAAGAACTCAATCAGATGTACTGGCCAGGCCGGATTCAAATGCTTTCCGAGAAGCCTCCGGTTCTGTTTGATGTAGCCCATAACCAAGCCTCGTTCAGTTATCTCCTGGATACACTCAAACGCTATTACGGTTTTAACCGGGCGGTCTTTTTATTGGGGTTTTTAACCGGCAAGGATTTTCCCGGAATTGGAGAGGAAATCAAGCGGTTTGGCGGGGACGTTTTTCTGACCACCCCGTTCAGCCCCAAAGCGGCTTATCCGGAAGAAATCGCCCCCTATTTCCAGGGACCGACCACCCGAGTTCAGGTGGTGAAAGAACCCTATGCCGCCCGGAAACAGGCGATTGATCTGGCGGAATGCCAGGATCTGCCTCTGGTGGTCGCTGGGTCATTTTATCTTTCGACCCTGTTTAACGAAGCTCTCGGAAAAGGTATTAAAAGGGAGGAGATGGAACGATGCTGATTGTTGCCGAGCGAATCAACGCCACTCGAAAATCCATTCGGGAGGCTCTGGAAAAAAAAGACACTGATTTCTTCGTACAGGAAGCGCAACGACAATCCCAGGCCGGAGCGCATTATATCGACCTGAATGCCGGGACCGAGGCGACGCGGGAAGTGGACGACCTCAAGTGGCTGGTGGAGGTAGTGCAGGATGTAGTCGCGATACCTGTATGTCTGGATTCAGCCAACGACCGGGCCCTGGAGGAAGCGCTGAAAGTATACCGGAAAAAAGAGGTCATGATCAATTCTTTTACTGCGGAAAAAGAACGGATCGAGGTTCTTTTGCCTATAGCTAGAGACTCCGGAGCAGACGTGGTGGGCTTGGCCATGGGAGAGGGAGGCATCCCTCAGTCGGTCGGGGATCGCATGAAGTTGGTCGACGTTTTGGTTGAAGCCTGCGATCAATACGGGATTGACCTGGGGAAACTGTGGATCGATCCTCTGGTGGTTCCCATAGGAACCGATCAGAATCAGGGAAGAATTTTCCTGGAAACTCTGGTAGCCATACCGGCGAAATATCCAAAAGTGCGGACTATCTGCGGATTGAGTAACATTTCCTTCGGGATGCCCAACCGCAAGTTGATTAACCGGGCCTTTGCCGGGCTGTGTGTAGGATATGGCCTCGGTGGAGCTATCATCGACCCCCTGGATCGGAGCCTCATGTCTATTCTCTACGCCTCCGAAGCCCTCATGGGCCAGGACGAATTCTGCATGAATTATCTGGGGGCTTTTCGCTCCGGGTGTCTGGAGAAATAACGAATTTTTAAAAAGGCGGCTGCGCGGCCGCCTTTTGAAAAATAGCGGTCTTTAGTATGGCGGACCACTCGGTTGTTCTGTGATTCGGCGATATAGGTATCATCGGATTCATGAACGACTGCTGCGGTAGGGTTGTTGAACTGGCCATCCTCTGAGCCCGGGGAGCCCCCACTGGTGATGGAATTGCCGTCGCTGTCGAACTTTTGTACTCGATTATTTCCCCCTCTCGGCTACATAGACAAATCCCCTGGCTATTTACCACCTACTCTTGGCGTTCATACTCTTCCAGTATAGCGGCTATTCTAAATGGATCGGGAGGAACATCTGTGATTTGAAACTGTCCTGCTTGGTCAGTCACTACCGAAATCCCCGCCTCAGGAAGGGTAAGGATGACATCGGGCAGCGCTTGGTTATTGGAGGCACCCATGATCGTTCCGGCAATGAAACCACCCTCCTGGGCAACTCCCTGGGATAGGCCGCCAATAATACAAAGAAAATAGTAACCAGAATCGGTATCCAAAGATTATAAGAACATTTAGACAAACTCTCCCTTCTCGGGGTGATGCCAGTAGAACAATTAACATCTCCAGAAATATTTTTTGATTCTGCTGCAATAAGTAATTTTGCTGCAAAAGAACGAAGGAAGCCTGGGCCCAAGCTGCCTAAATCAGCCGCCGAAATCACCGCGTTTTCGCAGCAAAAAGGCCAAGGATGGTCTTTTCAGCATCACTGCAACCAGACGTGGTCATTGATGCGTGTGAGAAAATACCAGATGAGGCGGGGCTGATGGCAACGGGGCCTCGCTGAAATGAGTTTTTGCAGCAAAGTCTTTTTTTTAAAAAATGAACCGAAAGGGTACAATGGAGTATACCGTTACCAAGAGCCACCGGTTCGGAAAATTGAAGTCAAAAAAGTCCGTGACCATTATAGCGGAAATTTCAATCAAACGTGAGTAAGGGATGGAGTGGGGGACATGCTGAAGCGGAGTATTTTTATAGTTTTTTTGTTCAGTTTGGTTTTATTTTGTTTTCTTTTGCCGGTTCATGCGGAGGTCATCCTCGATTTTGCTCTGTGTAAGGGCTTGGATCAGGACGGGTTACCCCTGGAGAGGGTTGACAAGTTCAGTTCGGAGGACGAGTTGGTCATGTGCTGGATATTTTTGGAAAGTGTCCGGGCTGGGGATGAACTCCTCTGGAAATTTACCGACCCGGAGGGGAGGGCGTTTGAAAGTATCTTTGTGGCCGAACGGGACAAGCAGTATGTGGGGGCTAAAGGAGAACTGCATTTGGCTCAGTTATCCAACCTGATTCAGCCGGGCTATTGGCGGGTCAGTTTTTATTTTAACGGGTTGAAGAGCCTGGAACTTGGTTTTGAAGTTGTCGGGAGCGATATTCTCGCCAGCCAGGATATGGAAGAAAAACTTACCCGCACCAGAGACCTGTTGAGCGAATTTGGTTATATGGTTCTAGAGATCAACGTCACTGATGGGAATCAGTCCTTCCTCCGGATGGAAGCCTTTGCAGAAACGCTTTCTCAAGCCTTCTGGAACCAATTGGGGATGGGCTTTGAAGCCCTTCACCGTTTACTGCCCGAATTCGAATGGTATATGGTGCAATTGGTCTGGGAGGACCGCTATGTCCTCAGTTTCCAGGTGAGGGCCAGGGACTTTGAAATGTGGCGCGTCGGACATTTAAGCGCAGACGAGTTCTGGAAGAACAAAGTGATCCGGTATGTGTACGATTTGATCGCCAGGCAGGACATCCCTGATGTCCGGCAATTTTATATGGAACAGTTCGGGGTGATTTATTGAAGGTATAAGCACCGGCCGTTCATTTCCAGCGAAACTTCCGGTATAATGATGCCGGGAGTTTTCCCATCGAAGTGTGTGATATTCCTCTTTTGCCTGGAAAGTTTTTTCACGCTTTTTATCAAAACCTGTTCTCTCTTTGGGGAGAAAGTTCTGCTTTGGGGGCAGGGGTTTTGGGCTTTATCACGGGATCAAGTGCGATTGAGCTGAGCGAATAAAACGGAGGGATGACTCAGTTGATAAATCCGCCGGATGAACCATGTACCGTGAGGCTGGCCCTATGCGCCTGATCGTGGCCGCTCTGCCGTTGCAAATTTTCCGGTCTCCGTAATTATTCGTGAGAACCGGTTACCAGGAGGTGCGTAGATGAGTGAAAAAGTGGGTTTTGTTTCGATGGGAGATGTGAAGGGAGCGGTGGAGAATATCCCGGAAATTGGCATAGGAATGCTGGGATATGCCTTTATGGGGAAAGCTCATACTAATGCTTTGAAAAAATATCCCTATATTTTTTGGCCCCCGGTGGCCTATCCGAAGTTGGTGGCCATTTCTGGGCGGAACGAGCAGGCGGTCAAGGAGGCGAAACTTCGGTACGGGTATGGAGCTACCTACCGGGATTGGAAGGCTATGGTGGAAAACCCAGGTGTCGAGATCTTGGATAACTCCGGACCGAACCACCTCCATGCCGAACCTTCGATCTATGCCCTTTCGATCGGGAAACATGTTTTGTGTGAGAAACCGCTGGCCGGGACGGTAGAGGAGGCCCGGGCCATGTGGGAAGCCTCCTCCCGTTCGAAGGCAAAAAACATGACCTGTTTCAACTATCGCTTTGTCCCGGCGTTGCGGATGGTCAGAGACTTTATCCAGGCTGGAAAACTGGGAGAAATTTATCATTTCCGAGCGCAGTATCTTCAGGAATGGATCATGGATCCAAATTTCCCCATGATTTGGCGCTTGGAAAAAAGCACGGCCGGGTCGGGGGCCCTGGGTGACCTGGGTGCGCATATTATTGATTTGGCCCGTTTTCTGATCGGGGAAATCGGTTCGGTGAGCGGGCTGGTCCGGACCTTCATCAAAGAAAGACCGACAGTTGAAGATCCATCGAAAAAACTGCCGGTGACCGTCGATGACGCTTTTGTATCGATCGTGGAGTTTGCCAACGGGGCCATCGGTACGCTGGAAGCCTCCCGATTCTGCGCGGGACGGAAAAACGGTCAATTTTTGGAAATCAACGGGTCACTGGGCTCCATCCGTTTCAGCCTTGAGGACTTAAACCGACTCGAGGTCTACCTTCAAAACGAAGAGCCGAAAATATTTCAGGGATTTCATAATGTTTTGGTTACCGAGAGTTTTCATCCTTATTGGGACAAGTGGTGGCCGCATGGACACATCATCGGTTGGGAACATACATTCGTCCATGTGTTTGCCCACTTTCTGGATGCGATTGTCAACAACAAAGAAATCGCACCCTATGGGGCCACCTTTGAGGACGGCTACCGTTGTGCGGTAATTTGTGATGCGATCGAGCGTACCAGCCGGAGTGGGAAGAGGGAATATATCTCTTACGCTTGAAGAAGTTCAATAGAAGGAGATCATAATGGAGTACATCGGGAGAATCACCGTCACCCTGAAAGAGGGCGTATTCGATCCTCAGGGGGTCACGATCAAAAATGCTTTACATTCCCTCGCTTTTGCCGGGATTAGGGAGGTTCGGACCGGCAAGTATTTCGAAGCCGTCTGCCAAGCCGCTGACCTGCCTGAAGCCGAGGCAGCAATCGATTCGATGTGTGCCCGGCTTCTGGCCAACCCGGTGATCGAAAAGTATACATTCACCGTTGACCGTATTTCCGGTGAAACTGTTTTATGAAGTTCGGAATCGTAGTCTTTCCCGGGTCAAATTGCGACCACGATTGTTTTTACGTTTTAGACCGGGTTCTTGCCCAGGAAACAGTCTATCTCTGGCACCGGAACCAGGATCTCGAGGGGTGTGAATGTGTGGTGCTGCCGGGCGGCTTCAGCTATGGAGACTATTTGCGGACCGGCGCCATTGCCCGGTTTTCTCCGATTATGGAATCGATAGCCTCTTTTGCCCGAGCCGGAGGTCTGGTACTGGGAATCTGTAACGGATTCCAGGTGCTGGTGGAAACTGGATTGCTCCCCGGAGCGCTTCTCCCCAACCGGCAGGGTCTTTTTATCTGCCGCCCCGCTCACCTGCGGGTCGAGAATATCAACACTCCTTTTACTAACCTTTTTGTGCCCGGTGAAGTGGTCTCCATTCCGATTGCCCATCAACAGGGAAACTACTTTGTGTCTCGGGAAACTCTTGCCGGTCTGGAGCGGAACGGCCACGTCCTCTTTCGGTACTGCGGGCCGGACGGTCAAATCGCTGACCGATGGAATCCCAACGGTTCGATGTCCGCCGCGGCGGGGATTCTTTCCCGGGAAGGGAATATCCTGGGGATGATGCCTCATCCGGAACGTTCGTCCGAAGATATCCTCGGTTCCCGAGACGGCCGAAGGGTGTTTTTATCCATTATAAATTGGTTTGAAAATAAGCGTAACGGAGAAAACCGATGATTGATAGAAAGCCGGCTACGATTGCCCGGGAACTTGGTTTACGTGAGGAGGAGTATCACCGGGTGTGTTCAATACTGAACCGGGAACCGACTCCGACGGAATTGGCCATGTTTTCGGTGGAATGGTCAGAGCACTGTGGATACCCTCATTCCCGACGTTGGTTCGAACTCTTTCCCCGGGAAGGGGCGTTTCCCAGCCTGATCGGAGAAGACGCCGGCGGGATCGTTCACGACGGCATAGCCATCGTCTTCAAGATGGAAAGCCACAATCACCCTTCTCAGGTGGAACCCCGCCAAGGGGCAGCCACCGGAATCGGGGGAATCATCCGGGATATTTTTGGAAGCGGTGCCCGGCCGATCGCCTGCTTGGACAGTCTCCGTTTCGGTCCAGTCACGAACGCTCATTCCCGGCATGTCTTTCAGAGGGTTGTTGAGGGGATTGCCTTTTATGGCAACTGTGTCGGCGTTCCCACCGTGGCCGGTGAAGTCTCCTTTTTTCCCTGCTACCAGGGGAACTGTTTGGTCAATGTGATGTGTGTCGGATTGGCAGCCAGGGAAAGTCTGGCCAAAGCTTGGGCGAAGGGTGTGGGAAACGTGATTTTGTATGCGGGGAACCGGACCGGACGGGACGGGATAGGCGGCTGCAGCATCCTCGCTTCCCAGGAATTCGGTGTGAATGAGGAGAAGCGGCCCAGCGTCCAGATTGGTGACCCCTTTACCGAAAAATGCCTGATTGAGGCGACATTAGAGGCTCTCGAGCATGGCTCTGTGGTCGGGATCAAGGACATGGGCGCGGCCGGGTTGACCTGCTCGGCCAGCGAGATGGCCGCCTCCGGAGAGTGCGGAGTGACCATCGACCTCGCCCGGGTACCCATGCGCGAGGAGCGTATGGAGCCCTGGGAAATCATGATGTCCGAATCACAGGAACGGATGCTGTTATGCGTGGAACGTGGTCGGGAAAAGGAAATCCTGGATATTTTTCATAAGTGGGGTCTGGAATCGGCGGTCATCGGATGGGTAACGGAAGGCGATCATATCACTGTGCTGTCGGGAGAAACGGTGGTGGCCGATATCCCCGCCCGGGAACTGGTCAACCCGCCTCAGTACACCCCTCCCGCCGCACCTCCCGATTACCTGGCACGGATCAATGGGGGTGCCTGGCGCACCATTCCTGTGCCTCCGGATCTGAACGAGGTCTTACGCCGGCTGGTGGTTTCACCGAACCTGGTATCCCGGAAATGGGTTTTTCAGCAGTACGACCATATGGTCGGAATAAATACCGCCCGGCTCCCCGGGACTGGGACGGTTGTACTGCGGGTCAAGGAAAAAACCTGGGGGATTGCCGTGACGACCGACTGTAATCCTTTGTGGTGCTATCTCGATCCCCGGGAAGGGGCGAAGGCCGCTGTGGCGGAAGCAGCCAGAAATCTGGCTTCCTGTGGAGCGAGACCCGCCGGCGTCACCGATTGCCTGAACTTCGGTAATCCTCAGAAAAGCGACCGATATTGGCAGTTCATCGAGTCGGTCAGGGGTTTGAGTGAAGCCTGCCGGGCCTTTGATCTTCCGGTGGTCAGTGGCAATGTTTCCTTCTATAACGAAAGTCCGGATGGCCCCATCTTTCCCACCCCCACCGTTGGAATGGTCGGGATCATCGATGACGTGAACCAGGCGATCAGTGCGTTCTTTGGAGGGAAAGACCATTTGGTGGCTCTCTTGGGCGAAACCCGGGAAGATCTGGGGGGCAGCGAATACTTGCGGTTTTACCACAATAGGGAAGAAGGGCCGATAGCTCCTGTTGATCTCTCCTTCGAGAAGAATCTTCAGGAACTTTTAAGAGAGGCGGCAGAAAAAAAACTCCTTTTATCGGCCAATGACCTCAGCGAGGGCGGACTGGCGCTGGCTCTTCTCGAAAGCGCCTTATGCGGCGACAGACCGATCGGGGTTGTCGTGGACCTGGCCGGGTTATCACCCATTCGGAAAGACGCCCTTGTATTCGGAGAAAGTCCCGGGCGAGTCCTGGTCTGTCTTCATTCAGATAATTGGCCGGCTTTATCCGCGCTGGCCAAAACCCACCATGTCCCCTTATTCTCTCTGGGGAAAACCGGCGGAAAAGATTTGATCATCAAAATAGGCGGGCGATCTTTGATCCACCTTTCCCTGGAGGACCTGGCCCGGGCTTGGAACGGTGAGGCTGTTTTGGCCGACGGTAGCGAGGGATCGATGGAATGAGCGGTCATCCGTTGTACCAAGAGAGGCGAAACGATGTCGCTTCATGAAAAATGCGGAGTATTCGGGACATACGGGATCAAAGACGCCGCCCGGGTGGTGCAGATGGGCCTTCTTTCTCTGCAGCATCGCGGTCAGGAAAGTGCCGGAATCGTGGTCACCGATGGCAGGACCTTCCTGGAACGGAAGGGGAGCGGGCTGGTTTCCGAAGTCCTGACCGCAGAGACACTGTCCAGCCTGAAAGGGCATATTGCCCTGGGACACGTGCGCTATTCGACCACTGGTTCATCTTCGAGCAGGAACATCCAGCCGTTTCTGGGCGAGTGCCGTTACGGGAGCCTGGCCGTCGCGCATAACGGCAATCTCACCAATACTCTTGCCCTTTGGAAAAAGTTGAGCCGGGACGGTGCCGTATTTCAATCCTCCATGGATACCGAAATGCTCCTGCATCTTATTGCCCGCAGCCGCTTCGACGGGTTGGAAGATGCCATAAAAGAAGCACTATGGCAAATCCGCGGGGCCTTGTCGGCGGCGATCATGTCCAGAGATCGCCTGGTAGCGGTTCGGGACCCCTGGGGCTTTCGCCCCCTTGCGCTTGGCAGAAAGGACGGCGGCTACCTGGTGAGTTCGGAGACCTGCGCTCTCGAGGTGACCGATG
Coding sequences:
- a CDS encoding Gfo/Idh/MocA family oxidoreductase; the encoded protein is MSEKVGFVSMGDVKGAVENIPEIGIGMLGYAFMGKAHTNALKKYPYIFWPPVAYPKLVAISGRNEQAVKEAKLRYGYGATYRDWKAMVENPGVEILDNSGPNHLHAEPSIYALSIGKHVLCEKPLAGTVEEARAMWEASSRSKAKNMTCFNYRFVPALRMVRDFIQAGKLGEIYHFRAQYLQEWIMDPNFPMIWRLEKSTAGSGALGDLGAHIIDLARFLIGEIGSVSGLVRTFIKERPTVEDPSKKLPVTVDDAFVSIVEFANGAIGTLEASRFCAGRKNGQFLEINGSLGSIRFSLEDLNRLEVYLQNEEPKIFQGFHNVLVTESFHPYWDKWWPHGHIIGWEHTFVHVFAHFLDAIVNNKEIAPYGATFEDGYRCAVICDAIERTSRSGKREYISYA
- a CDS encoding folylpolyglutamate synthase/dihydrofolate synthase family protein, which encodes MNYPESLQYLYRLINYEKTDFTYTDLKLDRMRELVERMGNPQKDFPLVLVAGSKGKGSTSYYLERILADSGFRTGLFVKPHLISFRERIRYNGELISPADLASLVSDVVPVVEAMGEGSPWGKPTYFEVSVALAFRYFQDKQVERAVVEVGLGGRLDATNVADPSLTVITPVSLDHADILGDTLPEIAREKAGILRSSVPCVLGRQVAEVDETLGRIASVGNVPLIRFTERCRFQITDRSFQGSRFIWRWSGGPEQETFLPLAGDHQVENFLTALLAANIWGVTPDFPAFQEELNQMYWPGRIQMLSEKPPVLFDVAHNQASFSYLLDTLKRYYGFNRAVFLLGFLTGKDFPGIGEEIKRFGGDVFLTTPFSPKAAYPEEIAPYFQGPTTRVQVVKEPYAARKQAIDLAECQDLPLVVAGSFYLSTLFNEALGKGIKREEMERC
- a CDS encoding dihydropteroate synthase, which codes for MLIVAERINATRKSIREALEKKDTDFFVQEAQRQSQAGAHYIDLNAGTEATREVDDLKWLVEVVQDVVAIPVCLDSANDRALEEALKVYRKKEVMINSFTAEKERIEVLLPIARDSGADVVGLAMGEGGIPQSVGDRMKLVDVLVEACDQYGIDLGKLWIDPLVVPIGTDQNQGRIFLETLVAIPAKYPKVRTICGLSNISFGMPNRKLINRAFAGLCVGYGLGGAIIDPLDRSLMSILYASEALMGQDEFCMNYLGAFRSGCLEK
- a CDS encoding hydrogenase iron-sulfur subunit, which codes for MNREDWEPKIVAFLCHWCSYAGADLAGIGRMQYPPNVRVIRVPCSGAINPLYLFKALREGADGVLVSGCHPGDCHYISGNYYARRKFVVLKQFLEWLGFEPERIQFSWVSASEGQKFSQVIQEVVDRVREVGPAWKMVKDYVGHA
- the purS gene encoding phosphoribosylformylglycinamidine synthase subunit PurS encodes the protein MEYIGRITVTLKEGVFDPQGVTIKNALHSLAFAGIREVRTGKYFEAVCQAADLPEAEAAIDSMCARLLANPVIEKYTFTVDRISGETVL
- a CDS encoding 4Fe-4S dicluster domain-containing protein, with product MASGQISIESFKQWLAGAGPLIVTEKVKHQVEELLPVDFQMVKNVKEAFFPAWEVLYRYRWADRAWTIDNETPVVENRTLLAHPCEIRSIDQVLDRVFLDGKYPEIFYRNRREATSVVVFACREPEETCFCRMVGGGPFQKPGGALLVVPVHAGLYLESEDPGCFSVFENAEPAGDERQAEIERIRLKAESLIKDPPLGKGVPQRLYEAFEDEVWEEIAWKCLNCGACTYLCPTCYCFDMVVDGRLHGQQIRSWDACMFPRFTLHASGHNPRPGFRERIRQRVLHKFSYFPIREGTYGCSGCGACIEVCPVNWDIRDAVKRMVSKIGECRCPSP
- a CDS encoding FAD/NAD(P)-binding protein — translated: MNAAAQARNVYLPALLSIKEIISETQDIKTFRLGIKERVFSYEPGQFAEVFVPGVGEAPISITSSPTQEGIIEFSIKRAGTVTEAIHRLNTGDLLGVRGPYGRGFPIEEMHGKPLLFIAGGIGLAPLRSLINYVLDEKKRGEFAEVIILYGARTPKDLVFRWELEKWKQRGDIRLIITVDRADMDWPGRVGLVPVVLREDVELKAANWKTITCGPPIMIKFTIKALREMGFAPRDIITTLEMRMKCGLGKCGRCNIGPHYVCTDGPVFTFEQLRTMPEEY
- the purQ gene encoding phosphoribosylformylglycinamidine synthase subunit PurQ; protein product: MKFGIVVFPGSNCDHDCFYVLDRVLAQETVYLWHRNQDLEGCECVVLPGGFSYGDYLRTGAIARFSPIMESIASFARAGGLVLGICNGFQVLVETGLLPGALLPNRQGLFICRPAHLRVENINTPFTNLFVPGEVVSIPIAHQQGNYFVSRETLAGLERNGHVLFRYCGPDGQIADRWNPNGSMSAAAGILSREGNILGMMPHPERSSEDILGSRDGRRVFLSIINWFENKRNGENR